Within Paeniglutamicibacter psychrophenolicus, the genomic segment AAGCATCTCGTCGGTCTCGGCCTCGAGTTCGGCGTCGAAGTCGATCGAGAACGAGGCGAGCAGTTCGCGCTCTTCGTCTTCGGGGGACACGACGGTGACGACGTAGCCGAGCTCGGCACCCAAGACGTCAAAGGTTGCCTCATCCAGGGACTGGGTGGCGGTGGCCATTTCTCCCAGGTGGAAGAGCACCGTGACAAGAGCTGCCGGGTTTGCGTTGATCTTGTCGGCGAAGTCGGTGATCGACGAGCCACGACGGAGGCGGACCTCGGTCGTGCCGTTGCCGCGGGGCACACTGACGCCGCCGAGGCTCGGAGCGCTCATCTGCTCAAGTTCCTGGCGCTTTGCGCGCTTGGACTTGCGCTGCTTGCCGCGGCCTGCGCCGCCCTTGCCGAAGGCACCCTGGGTTCCACCGCGACCGCGGTTCGGACCGCCGCCGCCCTTGTAACCGCCGCCGCCGCCGGCTGCTCCCGGAGCTCCGCCGGCGCCTGGTGCGCCACCCGGACGTGCCGGGCCGCCACGGCCCGGACCACCCGGACGTGCACCGGCCGGAGCCGGACGTTCGGTGCGGTTGGGCATCATGCCGGGAGTAGCGCGAGCGCCTCCCGGGGTGCGCGGACCTGCGCCTGCGGGGCGCGGTCCACCGGCACCGGCCGGACGGGGGCCGCCTGCACCGGCTGCCGGGCGGGGACCGCCGGCGCCTGCTGCGGGACGGGGACCACCGGCACCGGCCGGGGGACGCGGGCCGCCCGGGCGGGGACCGCCGGGACGGGGACCGCCTGCGCCGGGGCCGCCGGAGCGCATGCCCTGCTGGGATGCGAACGGGTTGTTGCCCGGACGCGGGCCACCTGGCTTGGCACCCGGACGCGGGGCCGAAGCCGGGCGGTCCGAACGCTCGGTGCGCTCGGGGCGCGCGTTCTCACCGGCGGGGCGCATGCCCTGCTGGGAAGAGAACGGGTTGTTGCCCGGACGCGGTGCGCCGGGCTTGGCACCCGGACGCGGTGCGGCCGAGGCCGACGGTGCTGCTGCTTCGGCGGCCGGGGCCGGTGCTGCCGGGGCGGCTGGCGCCTCGGTTGCGGCCGGAGCTGCTGCCGGAGCCGGTGCCGGAACGGTGCCGGCCGGCTTCGGTGCGGCTGCGCCCGGGGTCACCGGGGCGGCCGGGGCTGCCTTGGGTGCTGCCGGGGCAGCGTTCGGGAACGCGGTGCGCAGCTTGCGCACGACCGGTGCCTCGATGGTTGAGGATGCGGAACGGACGAATTCGCCCATTTCCTGCAGTTTTGCAACTGCATCCTTTGAAGTGATTCCGAGCTCTTTGGCGAGCTCGTGTACGCGGACCTTAGCCACATTTCTCCTGTCTGAAGGTCCGCACCACTTCTTCTTACAAAGTTTTTGGCACGAACCAACGTTTGCTGTCTAGCCCAGCATCCAAAACGGATGCCACAGGCGCTGCGACGCATAAGCGATTTGTCATCGTTAGGCGCTCATCGCTTGGAACTCATCGGGTTTCCATCAGATTTCTGACCCGCTTTCAGGTTGGACGTTTGTGAAGGCCGGTTTCCCAGGTTGGGTCCTGTCCTTGGCCCGCCGTTCCGCCACAAGTGAGGAGACATCCACGTTGGTCCGAAAGGACCGAGCGAATGCCCCTCGTTGTACGGCACGTTGGGCACATTCCGGGTTGGGGTGCAGCCAAGCACCCCGCCCGGCGAGACGACGGGTCGGATCGGGCACCGGGACGGACTTGCCGTCCTTCGCCCTCAAGACCCAGCGCGTCAGCTGGTTCTGGTCCACCACGGTGCGGCAACCGATGCACGTGCGCTGCGGCTGTTGCTGCAATGACACGTTGGTTCTTCTCCCGCATTCGATTTACCACTATGCATAGTGGACCACAGACAAGTCTAGCGCGTTTCGGCATTTCGTGGAGCGTGCCGTGGGACACGTAAACCTCGCTTCGAAGCCGATGGCCCGCAGGCCCTGCCGGGCAAGCAAAAGACCGTCGGCCCCCGGCCGGCCGGCTCCCCCGCTGGGGGGTGCCAACCGGCCTGCGGGCGCGACGGCCTGATGGCTGGATGCTGTTACTCGGCCGGGACTGCGTCCGAGACGATGTCGATGCGCCAGCCGGTGAGCTTGGCCGCCAGGCGGGCGTTCTGCCCTTCCTTGCCGATGGCCAGCGAAAGCTGGTAGTCGGGAACCACGACGCGGGCCGAGCGGGTGGCCGGATCGGTGATGGTCACCGAGACGACCTTCGACGGGGACAGCGCCGAGGCGATGAACTTGGCCGGATCGTCGTTGTAGTCGACGATGTCGATCTTCTCGTCGTTCAGCTCGGTCATCACGGCGCGCACGCGCGAACCCATTTCACCGATGCAGGCGCCCTTGGCGTTCAGGCCCGGGACGTTGCCCTGCACGGCGATCTTGGTGCGGTGGCCGGCTTCGCGGGCCAGTGCCATGATTTCCACGGCACCGTCGGCGATCTCCGGGACCTCGAGCTCGAAGAGCCGGCGGACCAGGTTCGGGTGCGAACGCGACAGGGTGACTGCCGGGCCCTTGGGGCCGCGGTTGACATCGACCACGTAGCAGCGGATGCGGTTGCCGTGGGTGTACTTCTCCCCCGGCACCTGCTCGGGCGGCGGCAGCAAGGCCTCCACGACACCCAGGTTGACCTGGACCATGATCGGGTTGTTGCCCTGCTGGATCTGCCCGGAGACGATCTCGCCGATCTTGTTCTTGAACTCGCCCACCACGTTGTCGTCCTCGGCGTCGCGCAGGCGCTGCAGGATGATCTGGCGTGCGGTCGAGGCGGCAATGCGGCCGAAGCCGGTGGGGGTGTCGTCGAACTCGCCCACGACGGTGCCGTCTTCCTCGGTCTCGGTGGCGAAGATCGTCACGTGGCCGTTGCGGCGGTCGACCTCGGCGCGTGCCTGCGGCATCGCACCCGGGGACTTCTGGTACGCAATGAGCAGGGCCTGCTCAATGGTGGGGATCAGCACGTCGATCGGGATTTCGCGCTCTTTTTCAAGCATGCGCAGCGCGCTCATATCAATGTCCAACTCAGGCCTCCGCGTTTTCGTCGTCTTCTGGATCAAGCTCTAGTTCTTGCAGTGCCGCGGCCTCGGCCCGGGTGAACTCCACCTCGACGTTGCCGCGGCGGATGGACGAGAAGCCAATGCTGCGGGTCTCGCCCTGCTTGGGCTTCATGCCCTTCTTGACCTCGATCTCCGGGACGATGGTGATGCCCTCTTCGTCCACGGCGGTCAGCCTGCCCAGCAGGTTGTCCTCGCCGATGACGTTGACCTTCACCATGCGCCCGACGTTGCGGCTCCAGTGGCGCGGCAGGGTCAGCGGACGCGAGGTTCCGGGGGAAGATACTTCAAGTTCGTACGGATCCGCGGTGTCGTGCGGGTCCTTGTCCAATGCCTCGGAGATCGAGCGGGAAACCTCTGCCACCGCGTCGAGTTCGATGCCGTTGGTGCCGTCGACGAGGTCGACCACCACGTGCACGATGCGCTGGTCCCCGGCGCGGCGCACCTGGACTTCTTCGAGCACCAACTGGTGGGAGGCAACGGTGGGCTCCAGTAGTTCGGTGAGGCGGGCCGCCTCGAGCTGGATGTCTGCCGGCTTGCCGGTCATGAAAGTCCTCCCACATTATTCGATGTTGTGAATCCTAGGGTAGCGACTTTTGGCCCCATCCGTCTGCCCGATTCCCGGTTGCCGCCCCGCGGCCCGGGTCCATGGGATGATCGGTGGTGATGGATCAGCACCCAATGGACCCCAGGCACCCCGTTTCCCCCGCACCCCGCAGGCCCCGCACCAGGGTCCGCGTGCTGGCCGCGTCGGCGGTTGTTGCCGTGGCCGCGGCCACCCTCGGCACCGGGGTCTACCTGAACCGGGAATCCCCTACATGGCAACGGATTCTTGGCACCGAACCGGTCATCGAGGTGCCCCCGAAGGCCACCGACGAACTGCCCGTGCTGCTCGATTCCGTCGACTACATGCTCGAGCACCCTGCCACCTCCACGGGCGCCAAAACCACCGCCGCGCTGCAGGGTGCCAGGTCCATGCTGGCGGGGCATGTCGAATTACTCACACCCGGTGCATTGGCGGCCGCTGCGGCCTCGGCCAGCGCCGCCTCGGGCACCGGGGCCCAGTCCTCCGCCGCCCCGCCCTCCGCGGTTCCCGCGTTGACGCCGGCCGAGTTTTCCTCGCGCCTGGCCGCTGCCGGCAACGGCCTGCTGCACGAGGCACTGACCGCCCCGGAGCAGGAGGCGCGCAGGCTCTCCGGTGCCGGCTTCGAGCTGGTGCTGCAGGCCCGCACCGTGCTCTCCGCCGCCGGGGCCCCGCAGGCGGCCATCGACGCGCTGCCCACCCCGGCCACGGAACTGGCTGCACAGGCGGCGGCTCCCTCCTCGACTGTCTCCCCCGCTTCGGCTTCTTCCTCGGCCGCGCCCGCCGCCGGGCCCACCGTGGACATGGTCGCCGCGGCGAAGATGCCCGAGTTCACGTTCTCGGCCTGCCCGGCCACGGTGCCGGCCGACAGCAAGGGCACCGGATCGACGGATTCGGGGCAGCTGCTGGGCGAGGTCATCGATGCGGCCTACCGGATGGGGTACGCCTACGACGTTGCCGGCGCACGGACCAGTGCCGGGCTTCGCACCGCGGCCTGGAACAGGTCCGAGGTCCTGGTGGAATTCGCCGAAGCCCTCGAAAAACAACTTGATGCCGCGCACGACTGCGAACCCTTGCGGCAGCCTGCCTACCAGCTGCCGGCCGATGCCGTCGCCAATCCCATGGATGCGGCCCGCAGCGGAGAGGCCCAGTTGGCATTGCTGTTGCGGGACGCCGCCGCCGGCCAGGCCGGGGAACCCCGGGCCTACCTGTTCAACGCCGCCTGGGCCCAGGGCCTGCGGGCCCGGCAGGTCACCGGCACGGTTCCGGACTTCACCGCCGTGGCCGGGGCACCTAAGCCCGCGGACGAAAGCCCTTCTGCCGGATAGCCGCCGGGTCGGCAACCATCCGGAACGCCGCCACCCAGGCCAGAGCCGATTCCGGCTCCAGGGACCCTACGTATTGCCTACGCGTCATGGC encodes:
- the nusA gene encoding transcription termination factor NusA, with protein sequence MDIDMSALRMLEKEREIPIDVLIPTIEQALLIAYQKSPGAMPQARAEVDRRNGHVTIFATETEEDGTVVGEFDDTPTGFGRIAASTARQIILQRLRDAEDDNVVGEFKNKIGEIVSGQIQQGNNPIMVQVNLGVVEALLPPPEQVPGEKYTHGNRIRCYVVDVNRGPKGPAVTLSRSHPNLVRRLFELEVPEIADGAVEIMALAREAGHRTKIAVQGNVPGLNAKGACIGEMGSRVRAVMTELNDEKIDIVDYNDDPAKFIASALSPSKVVSVTITDPATRSARVVVPDYQLSLAIGKEGQNARLAAKLTGWRIDIVSDAVPAE
- the rimP gene encoding ribosome maturation factor RimP, which codes for MTGKPADIQLEAARLTELLEPTVASHQLVLEEVQVRRAGDQRIVHVVVDLVDGTNGIELDAVAEVSRSISEALDKDPHDTADPYELEVSSPGTSRPLTLPRHWSRNVGRMVKVNVIGEDNLLGRLTAVDEEGITIVPEIEVKKGMKPKQGETRSIGFSSIRRGNVEVEFTRAEAAALQELELDPEDDENAEA
- a CDS encoding YlxR family protein, which gives rise to MSLQQQPQRTCIGCRTVVDQNQLTRWVLRAKDGKSVPVPDPTRRLAGRGAWLHPNPECAQRAVQRGAFARSFRTNVDVSSLVAERRAKDRTQPGKPAFTNVQPESGSEI